The Aphis gossypii isolate Hap1 chromosome 3, ASM2018417v2, whole genome shotgun sequence genome includes a region encoding these proteins:
- the LOC126551080 gene encoding zinc finger MYM-type protein 1-like: protein MNKSTTSVPNVAIDVDLDKSSVDSPSAKKRKFAEIVTSDATDASRNTFPNDIANFCRKNLNDIKKYEVLMHYWIPDIDFKFPASGKRNLKFQHSWLRSFVWLVYSAAEDGAYCRYCVSFGSNYVGKGGHQNINVLVQTAFRDWKKALEKFREHQIKKYHLDAIEDGQNFKLIYENRKNDVISEIDKGRKMQLLENRQKLIPIIRAVLLCGRQGLPLRGHRDQGSLSLKMPEENDGNFRALLRYALDSGDKILANHLNTAGSNATYLSFRIQNEIIDAAGKQITTNIVQRVNRSGCFSAIADESTDVSGIEQFSICVRFIDKVDDEYIIREDFLCFIPVEDVTGKGLANTLLTKMKDIGINLVNMRGQGYDGARAMSGKFNGCATKVRELYPEAIYVHCANHNLNLAITHACKISSIRNCIGTIKEVCETNASS from the exons aTGAATAAAAGTACCACCTCAGTTCCGAATGTTGCAATTGATGTGGATTTAGACAAATCGTCCGTAGACAGTCCATCAgcaaaaaaacgaaaattcgCGGAGATAGTAACATCTGATGCAACTGATGCAAGTCGTAAT ACTTTTCCAAATGATATTGCAAATTTTTGTCGAAAAAATTTGAACgacattaaaaaatacgaaGTTCTTATGCATTATTGGATACCTGATATAGACTTCAAGTTTCCAGCTAGTGGAAaacgaaatttgaaatttcagcATTCGTGGTTACGCTCATTTGTGTGGTTGGTGTATTCTGCTGCAGAAGACGGAGCTTACTGCCGTTATTGTGTCTCGTTTGGATCAAATTACGTTGGAAAAGGAGGTCATCAAAACATTAATGTATTGGTTCAGACTGCGTTTCGAGATTGGAAGAAAGCACTCGAAAAATTTAGAGAacaccaaataaaaaaatatcacctTGACGCCATAGAAGAtggacaaaattttaaattgatttatgaaAACCGAAAAAATGACGTGATCAGCGAAATTGACAAAGGGCGAAAAATGCAACTACTTGAAAACAGACAAAAGTTAATTCCAATCATCCGAGCCGTTTTGCTGTGTGGAAGGCAAGGATTACCATTAAGAGGTCATCGAGATCAGGGctctttatcattaaaaatgccGGAAGAAAACGACGGAAATTTTAGAGCATTACTTCGTTATGCTCTAGACAGTGGTGATAAAATTTTGGCAAATCATTTGAATACTGCTGGATCAAATGCAACATATTTAAGTTTCCGcattcaaaatgaaataattgatgCAGCTGGGaaacaaataacaacaaatatcgTACAACGTGTAAACAGATCTGGATGCTTTTCTGCTATTGCTGACGAAAGTACAGATGTGAGTGGCATtgaacaattttcaatatgtGTTCGATTTATTGATAAAGTTGACGATGAATATATAATTCGAGAAGACTTTTTGTGCTTTATTCCTGTTGAGGACGTTACTGGAAAAGGTCTTGCAAATACATTGCTGACTAAGATGAAGGACATCGGCATAAATTTGGTTAATATGAGAGGACAAG gcTATGATGGGGCACGCGCAATGAGTGGAAAGTTCAACGGTTGTGCTACCAAAGTTCGAGAATTATATCCAGAAGCTATTTACGTCCACTGCgctaatcataatttaaatttagctaTTACCCACGCGTGCAAAATATCATCCATCCGAAATTGCATAGGAACAATTAAAGaagtt TGCGAAACAAACGCGTCTTCTTAA
- the LOC114122366 gene encoding ubiquitin-conjugating enzyme E2-22 kDa isoform X2, whose protein sequence is MNNIATQRIKREFKEVIKSEELAKCSIKVDLIGDSYTELKGEIAGPPDTPYEGGTFFLEIKVPETYPFNPPKVRFMTKIWHPNISSVTGAICLDILKDQWAAAMTLRTVLLSLQALMAAAEPDDPQDAVVAKQYKDYPEIFAKTASHWTNVYAGGIIYSLS, encoded by the exons atgaataatattgcgACGCAGAGAATCAAAAGGGAATTTAAAGAAGTCATTAAAAGCGAAGAG cttgCTAAATGTTCAATCAAAGTTGACTTAATTGGTGATAGCTATACTGAATTAAAAGGTGAAATTGCTGGCCCACCTGATACACCATATGAAGGTGGTACAttctttttagaaattaaagtaCCAGAAACATATCCTTTTAATCCACCTAAA gttcGATTTATGACTAAAATATGGCATCCAAATATTTCATCAGTCACTGGAGCTATCTgtttagacattttaaaagatCAATG ggCTGCAGCCATGACTTTACGCACTGTACTGTTGTCTTTACAAGCACTTATGGCTGCTGCTGAACCAGACGATCCACAAGATGCTGTTGTTGCTAAACAGTATAAAGATTATCCAGAAATATTTGCTAAAACAGCTAGCCACTGGACTAATGTTTATGCTggaggtataatatacagtttaagttga
- the LOC126550657 gene encoding zinc finger MYM-type protein 1-like, giving the protein MRRDSELKFKDLFVAAKEMAEKMSINLVPPRNIGVQKNRDNYEGSPEDYFRRSIFLPFLDHLSMQLKTRFIDHRELLSKIQNILPIKCSELNTKEISETVNTFAKEWPNDIKGSTDDFISEMTMWRRHCLNMSKDKRPKTFIDALNTCDSTLYQSIHRFLQIGATLPVSVATSERSFSCLRRLKTYLRNKTGEERLNGLMLLNLYRDVEVTYDEIINIMAKVPRRLDLIL; this is encoded by the exons ATGCGTCGCGATTCggaattgaaatttaaagacTTGTTTGTAGCAGCAAAAGAAATGGCGGAAAAAATGAGTATTAATTTAGTACCTCCACGGAATATTGGAGTACAGAAGAATCGAGACAACTACGAAGGAAGTCCAGAGGATTATTTTCGTCGGTCCATATTTCTCCCTTTTTTGGACCACTTATCAATGCAGCTAAAAACAAGATTTATTGATCACCGGGAACTactttcaaaaattcaaaatattctgcCGATTAAGTGTTCAGAGCTCAATACAAAAGAAATCAGTGAAACGGTAAATACTTTTGCAAAAGAATGGCCAAATGACATCAAGGGATCTACTGATGATTTTATATCTGAGATGACCATGTGGCGCag gcattgtttaaatatgtcaAAGGATAAACGgccaaaaacatttatagacGCCCTCAATACTTGTGATTCGACATTGTATCAATCAATACACCGATTTTTACAGATTGGTGCAACTCTTCCAGTATCTGTGGCAACAAGTGAACGGTCTTTTTCTTGTCTTCGAAGACTGAAAACATATCTGCGCAATAAGACTGGCGAAGAGCGATTAAATGGACTGatgctattaaatttatatagagaCGTGGAGGTGACCTATGATGagatcattaatataatggcTAAAGTACCGAGACGTCTAgaccttattttataa
- the LOC114122364 gene encoding histone PARylation factor 1: MEKFFAYQKDSREPCKYGRKCFQTNKEHTDKYKHPPTKDDIKVDDKKMTRKRDLKGKLKSSNKTNGESSNSDHSNRPNEQSHNSSEINDMEVPERPEQTITTSNSEPNSITSSSNQQNSTEYAVPSMRQHSQQQQQLLLTNSTLEDCSVDDGIVPSTPTLFTPRRLDGETVSSPHVPSSNQIQRFTFVGESQPSQTPDLNDREQPDDPPVQNETDFDCLKKKISELFLIKEMPKEFYDLWSFCKRLCSTHPEDALLSVGLKLVGPYDVLAGHMNGFNANDVEKTVLHWRYYYDPPEFQTILASTTSEFHIGYYRDVPLEFPVYIVSNDSSKNCTIQRLGKSLFQVLRHHLQRLDSKIANTLQKKLYAYQKQKVTEILLGRESLPVSKTFHKAGIVVPYDRKTDIGYRPLSESEYNLKKILKSYHEASESKKMEVMDKLQPIISYANIASDECDFGTGFELGIDFFCDGNPDLHRICKQLLVTAYSLLRRPQFATIIKAHLNNRRKGPNMSIL, encoded by the exons ATGGAAAAGTTTTTTGCATACCAAAAAGATAGTAGAGAACCATGTAAATATGGGAGAAAATGTTTCCAAACAAATAAAGAGCATacagataaatataaacatccaCCTACCAAA GATGATATTAAAGTggacgataaaaaaatgacaagAAAAAGAGATTTaaaaggaaaattaaaatcatccaATAAAACTAATGGAGAATCATCAAATAGTGATCATAGTAATAGACCAAATGAACAAAGTCACAACAGTAGTG aaataaatgacATGGAAGTACCTGAACGTCCTGAACAAACAATAACCACTTCCAACAGTGAACCTAATAGTATTACTTCTTCAAGTAACCAACAAAACTCGACTGAATATGCGGTGCCATCAATGAGACAACATTCTCAACAACAGCAACAATTGttattg acCAATAGTACATTAGAAGATTGCAGTGTTGATGATGGTATTGTTCCATCTACACCAACATTATTTACACCTCGACGTTTAGATGGAGAAACTGTTAGTTCACCTCATGTACCATCTAGCAATCAAATACAAAGATTTACATTTGTTGGCGAATCTCAGCCATCTCAAACTCcag ACTTAAATGATAGAGAACAGCCAGACGATCCACCTGTACAAAATGAAACTGATTTtgactgtttaaaaaaaaaaatttctgaaTTATTCCTTATAAAAGAAATGCCAAAAGAGTTTTATGATCTTTGGTCTTTTTGTAAAAGACTGTGTTCTACTCATCCAGAAG atGCATTATTATCAGTTGGATTGAAATTAGTTGGACCTTATGATGTATTAGCAGGGCATATGAATGGGTTTAATGCTAATGATGTTGAAAAGACAGTTCTACATTGGCGTTATTATTACGATCCTCCAGAATTTCAA acaatTTTAGCTAGTACTACTTCAGAATTTCATATTGGTTATTATAGGGATGTACCATTAGAATTTCCtgtttatattgtttctaATGATTCAAGTAAAAACTGTACTATTCAAAGATTAGGAAAGAGTTTATTTCAGGTTTTACg aCACCACCTACAACGCTTAGATAGTAAAATAGCAaatacacttcaaaaaaaattgtatgcttatcaaaaacaaaaagttacTGAAATATTACTAGGTCGAGAATCTTTACcagtttcaaaaacatttcataaagCTGGAATTGTAGTTCCATATGATAGAAAAACTGATATTGGTTATCGGCCTCTATCAGAATCTGAAt ataatttaaaaaaaattttaaaatcgtatCATGAAGCAAGCGAAAGTAAAAAAATGGAGGTAATGGATAAATTACAACCAATTATAAGTTATGCCAATATAGCAAGTGATGAGTGTGACTTTGGCACCGGATTTGAATTAggcattgattttttttgtgatgGAAATCCTGATCTTCATCGTATTTGCAAACAGCTCTTGGTAACTGCTTACAGCTTACTCAGAAGACCTCAATTTGCAACTATTATTAag gcTCATCTGAACAACAGAAGAAAAGGTCCAAacatgagtatattataa
- the LOC114122362 gene encoding actin-related protein 2/3 complex subunit 1A translates to MEYNLGDNPVTSHSWNANRTQIAVIPNSNEVQIYKYEPNLSDWTLLDNLDQHGLLVTGIDWAPNTNRIVTCSADRNAYVWTIDDKGKWKPTLVLLRISRAATCVKWSPNEKKFAVGSGAQLISVCYFEVENDWWVSKHIKKPIRSTVTALDWHPNNMVLATGTADFRVRLFNVHMKEVDQCQKVKTEWDTDDTSVPNLVAEFTNSSRGGGWIHGLAFNKTGNRLCWVAHDSSITVADVSKGSIVVNKLKTNELPFISCIWVSDRALVAAGHGCCPMLYCIDSNNKVQFVSKIDSSQKKEAAGLSAMKKFQSLDRQARINSDYELDTKHQNTLTCLRVHSESNNTVTKFTSSGLDGKIILWELNSLDKLLQGLKI, encoded by the exons ATGGAATATAACTTAGGTGATAATCCAGTTACTTCACATTCATGGAATGCAAATAGAACtc agataGCAGTAATTCCAAATAGTAATGAAGtgcaaatatacaaatatgaacCAAATTTGAGTGACTGGACATTGTTAGACAATTTAGATCAGCATGGACTTTTAGTAACTGGAATTGATTGGGCACCTAACACTAATCGAATTGTTACATGCTCAGCT GACCGTAATGCATATGTATGGACAATTGATGACAAGGGAAAATGGAAACCAACTCTtgtattattaagaattagtAGAGCCGCAACTTGTGTTAAATGGTCGCCAAacg aGAAAAAATTTGCCGTTGGTTCAGGTGCTCAATTAATATCTGTGTGctattttgaagttgaaaatgaTTGGTGGGTgtcaaaacatataaaaaaaccaattcGATCTACAGTAACAGCATTAGATTGGCATCCAAACAATATGGTATTAGCTACTGGTACTGCCGATTTTCGAGTAAGACTGTTTAATGTTCATATGAAAGAAGTTGATCAAtgtcaaaaagtaaaaaccgaATGGGATACTGATGATACTTCTGTGCCAAATTTAGTAGCTGAATTTACCAATTCATCTAGAGGag gtggATGGATACATGGACTAGCATTCAATAAAACTGGTAACCGATTATGTTGGGTTGCTCACGATTCATCTATTACTGTTGCTGATGTATCTAAAGGAAGCatagttgtaaataaattaaaaacaaatgagtTACCTTTCATAAGCTGTATTTGGGTTTCTGATCGAGCATTAGTTGCTGCA ggtCATGGATGTTGTCCAATGTTGTATTGCATTGACTCCAATAACAAAGTGCAATTCGTTTCTAAAATTGACAGCTCTCAGAAAAAAGAAGCTGCTGGTTtaag tgcaatgaaaaaatttcaaagCTTGGATCGACAAGCACGCATCAACAGTGACTATGAACTTGATACTAAACatcaaaatacattaacaTGTTTACGTGTTCATAGCGAGTCAAATAATACCGTTACAAAGTTCACTAGTAGTGGTTTGGAtgggaaaataatattatgggaaCTCAAC agTTTAGATAAATTACTCCAAGGTCTAAAAATTTAA
- the LOC114122366 gene encoding ubiquitin-conjugating enzyme E2-22 kDa isoform X1, translating to MNNIATQRIKREFKEVIKSEELAKCSIKVDLIGDSYTELKGEIAGPPDTPYEGGTFFLEIKVPETYPFNPPKVRFMTKIWHPNISSVTGAICLDILKDQWAAAMTLRTVLLSLQALMAAAEPDDPQDAVVAKQYKDYPEIFAKTASHWTNVYAGGPNKNTDFDSKIQRLIDMGIERDQARGALSTYNWDLERATEQLFS from the exons atgaataatattgcgACGCAGAGAATCAAAAGGGAATTTAAAGAAGTCATTAAAAGCGAAGAG cttgCTAAATGTTCAATCAAAGTTGACTTAATTGGTGATAGCTATACTGAATTAAAAGGTGAAATTGCTGGCCCACCTGATACACCATATGAAGGTGGTACAttctttttagaaattaaagtaCCAGAAACATATCCTTTTAATCCACCTAAA gttcGATTTATGACTAAAATATGGCATCCAAATATTTCATCAGTCACTGGAGCTATCTgtttagacattttaaaagatCAATG ggCTGCAGCCATGACTTTACGCACTGTACTGTTGTCTTTACAAGCACTTATGGCTGCTGCTGAACCAGACGATCCACAAGATGCTGTTGTTGCTAAACAGTATAAAGATTATCCAGAAATATTTGCTAAAACAGCTAGCCACTGGACTAATGTTTATGCTggag gtccaaataaaaatacagactttgattcaaaaattcaacGTCTCATAGATATGGGGATAGAACGTGATCAAGCACGTGGAGCATTATCTACTTATAATTGGGATTTGGAACGAGCTACAGAACAACTGTTTAGTTAG